A genomic region of Papaver somniferum cultivar HN1 chromosome 7, ASM357369v1, whole genome shotgun sequence contains the following coding sequences:
- the LOC113292873 gene encoding gibberellin-regulated protein 12-like, whose translation MAHFSSPLISYVFVIIAVCFFVQLSFGEVTSSVVSTSLGHARNGGEGSLRPQECASACEQRCSATSHKNPCLLYCNKCCNKCMCVPSGTYGHKEECPCYNNWKTQEGKPKCP comes from the exons ATGGCCCATTTCTCATCTCCTCTCATCTCTTATGTCTTTGTGATCATCGCAGTTTGCTTCTTTGTCCAACTCTCCTTC GGAGAGGTAACCAGTAGCGTTGTTTCAACTAGTCTTGGTCATGCCCGG AATGGTGGAGAAGGTTCACTCAGGCCTCAAG AGTGTGCAAGCGCATGTGAACAGAGGTGTTCTGCGACGTCACACAAGAATCCATGCCTGCTCTACTGTAACAAGTGCTGCAACAAATGCATGTGTGTTCCATCAGGCACATATGGTCATAAAGAAGAATGCCCTTGCTACAACAACTGGAAAACACAGGAAGGCAAACCCAAGTGTCCTTAA